The following is a genomic window from Deltaproteobacteria bacterium.
GTCGATGGCGAAGAAGGCATCGGACAGAGAATCGATTATGTTCAAGATGTTTTCGTTATTTGAAAAAAGTGCGTGACCGCGGATTGTCTCCAAATCCGGGTGGGGGTTATCCGTCTTCATTTGCGACTCCCGAATATTATTCCGGACCGGGTCCGGTTTCATATGGCCGGACCGTCCCCCCCCTCTTGCCCGGGCGGGTGAAACGCGTGTTCACGGACCCTGCTCGGCGGTGGCGGACGGGGAGGAACAACTGTTTTCCCTCCGGGTTTGCGTGGCGGGATCAGTTTTCTTCCGAATATTCTTGTTGCAAGATACGGACCGTTCCCGATTCCAATTGAGACGAAAGAAAGTTTTTCAGCCTTTCGCAGGTCATATCGTTGACTTCATAGCCCCTGGGAACCACCATGATTCTCTTGGCGTTGTAGACGTCCTCGTCGATGATCATGCCGTTGCGCAGCTCGCTGATCTTGACCCGGCGCACGATTCGGTTTCGGCGGGGCAGATCGAGAGTCGTCAGCAGGTCCAGAAGGGACGGGTCATAGTGATCAGGGCGCCCGGCCATGATCCGGATGGCCTCTGCCGGGTCGTAACGGTGCAGCAGGGTGTCAAAATCAGTCAATACCCTGAGCAGGTTTGCGCCGGTGCGGATGATTTCGGTGTTTTCGGTGCCGTCAAAAACCAGGGGGCTTTTGCATGAATTGTTTTGCTGTGTGATCATGGCCGCCACAGTGGCGAGACGCGGGATATTGGCCAGGAGCATGCCGGATGTTTGGGGAACGGAGGCGATCATCTCTTTCTCTTGATCGGTCAGGGCCGTTCCGGACAGATGTTTTTCGATGATTTCCGGCGGGATGTTGACAAATCCGAGGGACGCCAGCAGCGCCGCCACCTCGTACTGCCAGGGGGACGGAAGCGACAAGCGGCGCGCAATCGAGGCGACGTATTTCCGGATGCGCATGGCCTGGCTGAATGCGACGGGATTAGCCAGAGACAAAATGTCGACGAGAATTTTGATGCTTCCCTTGAGCGTCTTTTCAAGCAACTCCTTCTCCGCCGTGATCAGACGGTACTGTTCCAATGCCGCATTCAGGGCCGGAACGATTTCTTCGACCGGAGAGGGTTTCGTTAAAAAACGGAAAATAGCCCCCTGGTTGATGGCATCGATGGCGGTCTGGCGTTCGGCGTTTCCCGTCAACATCAGCCGAACCGTTTGAGGCGCCAGCCTGCGGACCTCTTTGAGAAACATGATCCCGTCCATGAGGGGCATGCGCATATCCGATACGACCACGGCGAAGGGTCCTTCCCGGGCGATCATTTCCAGACCCGCTTCACCGCTTATGGCCGTGCGGAGGTTGTATTTCCTGCGAAGCTGCCGATCGAGGGCGTCGAGAACGTTTTGTTCATCATCTACGAATAGAATCTTTTCCATAGGCGCATCTCCGGGGTGCCGTACCGTATTGCGAACGGTGGAAACGAGAAGGGGAATCCGCGCATTCGTGATGTCCCAGACGAAGGAATTCCAATATATAAAAGTACACGGGAAGTTTCAATTGAAAAAGCCCCGCCAGTGGGCCGGCGGCGGAGCATGATGAGGGTGGGCGGAGCGGTCCGGAAAAAGCGGGAAGCCGTGCGATCTTTGCCTTGACAGGTTTTGAAATCGTGTTGTATTCATAACCGGTTGAGAAATAAGCGTCTTTGTCATTCTAATTTTGATGGGCTTGTAAGAAGTCACTCAGGTCATCATGCCGGTGACCACCTGTACCGGGAAGTGCTTCATTTTGCTGGAGTCCGGAGCGGGTTCGGGATGATGAAAGGCGTTGATTTTTGACTTGTTGCGGGACCGTCGATTTTGGGTTTGAAGAAGCGCGATCCTCGAAAGGGAACCCAGCCCGTGGGAACACGGGGATATGCAGCGATCTCATCTGAGAAGGAGGCCAGCGATGAAAAGCCGATACCTGGAAACAGAAAAAGCCGTGGGGAAAGTGCTCTGCCATGATATGACCCAGATCATCCGGGGGGTCCACAAAGGTCCCCGATTCAAAAAAGGACACGTCATCCGGGAAGAGGATGTACCGGTTCTGCTCAGTATGGGGAAGCATCACATCCAGTTGATGGATCTCGATCCGGGGGAACTCCACGAGGAAGACGCGGGCCTGCGCCTTGCCGAAGCCGTCGCGGGCCCGGGGCTGGCCCTCAAAGGCCCCATGGAAGGGAAATACGAGCTGATCGCGGCGTCGGACGGCCTGCTGAGGGTTGACGCGAAGACCCTCCTTAAAATCAACCGCATCCCCCAGATAGCCGTTGTGACCCTGCATGACCTGACACCGGTCCGCAAAGGAGAACGGGTGGCGGGAGCGAAGGTCGTTCCCCTGGTTATCGAGGAAAAATATGTGACCCGGGTCGAGGGCCTGGCCAAGCAGGTTTACCCACTGATCACCGTGAAGCCCTACCGGAAAATGAAGGTAGGCGGTGTGATTACGGGGCGGGAAGTCAGTGAAGGCCGGATCGATGACGGGTTCGGGCCCGTCCTGGGGGAGAAGGCGGCGGCCTTCGGTCTTGAAGCCCCGGAGATCACCTATGTCGGTGACGACCGGGAGAGAATCGCAGGGGCGATTCTGGATCAACTTGAAAGGGGTTGCGAACTGGTTCTCGTGACGGGGGGCATGTCCGTCGATCCCGACGACATGACCCCCGCCGGTATCCGGATGACCGGCGCGAAAATCATTCGCTACGGGGCCCCGGTCATGCCCGGTTCCATGTTCCTCATGGCCTACAAGGGAGACATCCCCATCATTGGTGTTCCCGGATGCGCCATGTACGCGGATACGACGATTCTTGATCTGCTCCTCCCCCGGGTGCTCGCGGGTGAAAAAATCACCGCTCAGGACGTTGTTCGTTTCGGCCATGGCGGTCTGTGCCGGAATTGCAAGGAATGCGTTTATCCCGTCTGTGCCTTTGGTAAGGGCTAGGTTCCATGGCCGCCTCTAATCATTCCCTGAGCCTCGTGTCCTGTCTGCCCCTGCCGGAGCGGGGGGTTGTGACTATCTACGGCGCAGGTGGCAAGACAATCCTCATGGACGTTCTGGCTCGCGAACTCACGGCGCGGAAGAAAACGGCCATCCAGACCACGACGACCAAAATTTTCCGACCCGAAGACGTGCCGGTCGTCATCGGTGAGGATTTCCCGGAGGTTGCGGGGCGGTTGACGACGCATATCGGGATGGACGGCCGGGTGATTCTCGGTACGAAGTTACTGCGGGAGAACAAGATTGACGGGATCGACCCGGCTTGGCCGGAAGCGCTCCTGGAGAATCACGTGGCCGATTATGTCATTGTTGAAGCGGACGGAGCGGCCCGGAAGCCGATCAAGGGCTATGCTTCCTATGAACCCGTTTTTCCGACCCGTTCCGATCTGTTGATACCCGTCTTGGGTATCGAGGCCATCGGTCAGCCGGTCACGTCGGACCATGTCCATCGATGCGACGCGTTCCGCCGGCTGACGGGAGCACCGCCGGACGGGCCCCTCGCGGTTTCGCACTTCGCCGGGTGCATGATGCACATGATCGGCCTTGGACAGGCGAGTTCGCCGGATACCCCCGTTGTCCCGCTGATAAACAAGGTGGACCGCCTGAGCGGCACCGGTATGATCCAAGAGGTGGCGGCGGCCCTTTCGGGTACGGATGGGCGTATCCTGTTTGCCTCTCTTCAAAATGACCATCCCGTCCGGTTCGTTTATCAGGGGGGCAAGGGGAAGCAGGGATTCGAGTTTTCCGTTGTGGTGCTGGCGGCGGGAGGATCGGTTCGGATGGGCCGGCCCAAGCTGTCTCTTCGGATTCAGGGCAAAACGCTTCTGGAAAACGCGCTTACGCCGATCGGTCGGACGGGAATGAAAGACGTCGTCGTGGTGTTCAGTGAAGAGAATGAGGGATTGAAAGAACTCATCCCGCCCGGTTATCGGGTTGTCGTCAACAGGCGAAGCCGTGAGGGCATTTCCACATCGTTGAAGGCGGGTCTGGCCGCCGTTGATCCATGCAGCCAGGGGGTTCTTTTCGCCCTGGGTGATCAGCCGTTTATTGGCGCGGAGGTTTATGCAAGGCTGATGGATCATCATCGCCGTAACCTGCCCCTTCTTACCTGGCCGACCCATGGAGGCAAAAGGGGAAACCCCGTACTCTTCGATCGCCGCCTCTGGCCGCAACTGCTGCAA
Proteins encoded in this region:
- a CDS encoding response regulator codes for the protein MEKILFVDDEQNVLDALDRQLRRKYNLRTAISGEAGLEMIAREGPFAVVVSDMRMPLMDGIMFLKEVRRLAPQTVRLMLTGNAERQTAIDAINQGAIFRFLTKPSPVEEIVPALNAALEQYRLITAEKELLEKTLKGSIKILVDILSLANPVAFSQAMRIRKYVASIARRLSLPSPWQYEVAALLASLGFVNIPPEIIEKHLSGTALTDQEKEMIASVPQTSGMLLANIPRLATVAAMITQQNNSCKSPLVFDGTENTEIIRTGANLLRVLTDFDTLLHRYDPAEAIRIMAGRPDHYDPSLLDLLTTLDLPRRNRIVRRVKISELRNGMIIDEDVYNAKRIMVVPRGYEVNDMTCERLKNFLSSQLESGTVRILQQEYSEEN
- a CDS encoding molybdopterin-binding protein; this translates as MKSRYLETEKAVGKVLCHDMTQIIRGVHKGPRFKKGHVIREEDVPVLLSMGKHHIQLMDLDPGELHEEDAGLRLAEAVAGPGLALKGPMEGKYELIAASDGLLRVDAKTLLKINRIPQIAVVTLHDLTPVRKGERVAGAKVVPLVIEEKYVTRVEGLAKQVYPLITVKPYRKMKVGGVITGREVSEGRIDDGFGPVLGEKAAAFGLEAPEITYVGDDRERIAGAILDQLERGCELVLVTGGMSVDPDDMTPAGIRMTGAKIIRYGAPVMPGSMFLMAYKGDIPIIGVPGCAMYADTTILDLLLPRVLAGEKITAQDVVRFGHGGLCRNCKECVYPVCAFGKG
- the yqeC gene encoding putative selenium-dependent hydroxylase accessory protein YqeC, with protein sequence MAASNHSLSLVSCLPLPERGVVTIYGAGGKTILMDVLARELTARKKTAIQTTTTKIFRPEDVPVVIGEDFPEVAGRLTTHIGMDGRVILGTKLLRENKIDGIDPAWPEALLENHVADYVIVEADGAARKPIKGYASYEPVFPTRSDLLIPVLGIEAIGQPVTSDHVHRCDAFRRLTGAPPDGPLAVSHFAGCMMHMIGLGQASSPDTPVVPLINKVDRLSGTGMIQEVAAALSGTDGRILFASLQNDHPVRFVYQGGKGKQGFEFSVVVLAAGGSVRMGRPKLSLRIQGKTLLENALTPIGRTGMKDVVVVFSEENEGLKELIPPGYRVVVNRRSREGISTSLKAGLAAVDPCSQGVLFALGDQPFIGAEVYARLMDHHRRNLPLLTWPTHGGKRGNPVLFDRRLWPQLLQ